The genomic interval ttgccccccacccccaccacctgTTTACCCCCTCCTTGAATATGCGTACATATTGAGGATGAGATGAATAAGATTACCACAATCACCTACGACAAGCCGCATTACGTTCCGGTCAGCAAGACTCAGTTTGATACTTTGACCgttgaaataaagacggatcagaacaaagcggttccatttcagtttggcaaggtCATAGTCAAGTTACATTTCAGACCCTCTAAGAGGTGCGTGCACGACTAATACAGAGATGAGATCTTACCTGGACCTTAGCCCTTACGTGCATTATTACGAATCACAAGCGGGTAGCGGACTCCCCGGGTTCTCTGGGGCTCCCGTGATGTATGGTTCTGGGATCGGAGGAATATTTCGAGGcctgtttagaagagctttgccTCTCTTGAAAAGAGGATTCGAAATCGTCAAACCACACATTAAATCAGCCGCCAAGAATATCGTCAAAGACGTGGTGGCGGGGGCCATGTCCGGAGCTATGACTCGAGGAAGCGAAGAAAATCAAGGGGGGTCGGGGCTGATGGTCATGAGGAAAACTAAACGTAAGAGACCTCCTGGGTCACGCGCCGGACCCGTCCTCAAAAAGACGCGCCGTtcagcttttacatcattttcttctctccgccacaaggataagtcccgcagaaaaaagaaatcgaaaaacattttttaactcaaaatgtcTTTCGTTCATCGCCTGTCTCAAGAGTGTGTGAAATCCAAATTGGATTTGTTTACGGTACCCTATACTCAGACTAGCATAGAAAAAAGCATCTACGTCGAGGTACCCCCTCTCTCGGCTCTATCTGAAGTCGCGCCGCTAGAGTTTCTGATTACTGGGAACGGTGAAGACTACTTGGATCTGAACAACACGCTTCTACACATCCGATGCAAAATCGTCAACGCCGACGGAACTAATCCGGCCCCCGTGGCCAAGGTAGCCTTTGTTAATTATCCAATAGCCgctttattttcacaagtggaCGTGACCCTCGGAGACCGCCTAATATCACAGAGTTCCAGCCTTTATCCGTACAGGGCACTTTTTGAGggcctgctaaattacagcaatgAAACTCTCAGGTTCCAATTTGCGTCGGGTCTTTTTTACAAAGACACGGCCAACGAACATGAAAACACCGCCTTGGACGGCCCGAATGAaggattcaaaaaaagaaacggtTATACAGCCCAGGGTAAAACGGTAGAACTCCTCGGTCCTATTCATTCCgacctattttttcaagaaaaattaattctaaacggAGTGGACGTCAGAATAAAAATGGTGCggagcaaaaatgaattctgtctgATGTCTGGAGATGCCAAACgctacaaagtaaacattttatccgCCGCTCTTTTTGTCAAGAAAGTTAAAGTTTCGGCGGCTGTGAAATTAGGGCACGCCCACGCCCTCACGACCGCCAATGCCAAGTACCCCGTGGAAAGAGTGAATATGAAAGTTCTCAGTATGCCGGCCGGGATACGTGTGAGCAATCAGGAGAACTTGTTCTTGGGACAGCTGCCCAAGTACGTGGTCATAGGTctggtggataatgaggccttttcgggGGATTACACCAGAAACCCCTTCAATTTCAAGCATAACCAGGTGGAGTTCCTGGCCTTGTATATGGACGGAGAGCAGATTCCAGCCAAGCCCTTTCAGCCCGATTTTGCTAATGACAACGCAGCTCGAGAATATTACAACCTCTTGTTGGCCTCCGGAAAACATTTGAAAGATCTGCCTCTAGCCATCAGTCGTTCTGACTTCTCCCAGGGATACACCCTGTTTGCCTTTGATTTGACGCCCGATCAAGAATGCGGAGACCATTTCTCCTTGGTGAAAGCCGGGAACATGAGATTTGAAATACGCTTTCGACAGCCCCTACCCCATACTGTGAATCTGATAGTGTACGCCGTCTTTGACAACATTGTTGAAATAAACCAGAGAAGAAACATCCTTTATGATTACTAAAAAAGCATGAACACCCTGCAGATCGAGGAACTCCTGGCCGGTAATCCGTACACAGAAAATCTGTTTTACGGAGTGCTGGCGTGCGACGAACTGCCTGAAAAAATACTTACGGATCTCCCGGCCATGATCATCATCAATACTCACCGTCAAAACCAACCCAGAGAACACTGGTTGGCGATACATCTCAGAGAAGACGGAACTGGTGAATTTTTTGACTCTTACGGAGCCCCGCCAGACTTTAGCTATTTTCCTGAGGAAATATTCCgctttttaaacagaaactgtaaagaaattattcaccATACCCGACAGCTTCAAAGCTGGTTTTCCAGCGTCTGCGGGTAACACTGTATTTTTTCCTGCACCACAGAGGAAAAGGACTCTCTTATCAAGAGGTCATGAACCTGTATTTTAACGAGGACACCAAAAACGATTATATGGTTCAAAAATTTGTCAGTACCTTGTCTAAGAACACTTCTAGAGGTTTTCATGATCGACCCTGTATGCAAAGTTCTATGGCCTGTAATTATCTTAATAAAGAATAGACAGTCTGtataatcaaatgtaatattttattaaacaaaaatataattacatttcaatatggaatccattcattctttttgcgAGATTTGGTTTTCTTGCCAACAGGTGTAGCGGAAGCAGAGATCATGGCAGCAGTAGCGGCAGTGGCAGAGGGTTTGAAACTCTCTAAAAGTTCTCTCGTGTCGGCATTTGGCACGGCTGAGGccggaatgttcaaaccggccaGGGCCTTAACAAATTCTTTCCACCCCCGAGGTCTCCGATAGGAGGGAATGTTGTGTCGGGCGGTCAAGTTCCGCATTAGATCGAACATATTTGTCCCGGGTAACGGTTCTCCATGAAGCACAAACTCTCCCAAGCCATTCCAGTAGGTTATATTAGGGTTATAcgacattttctgtaaaataattttgatgtatttctttgatttatccggCGTGCTTATCAAAATCTCGTCGTACACCCGGTCTTCGGGGTTACTAGGAGGCTCTTTGAGAGCCCCCGGCGGCTCCTCTTTGCTCTCGGCTGGCAGCAATAGCGTCAGAGGCCCggtttctttatccgcttttttcacAAACGTCAGGTATCTTTGCAAGACGGatatataaagttttacttttgccttGGCGCTCAAGTCATTAcgttcgagtatgaatttcatttgtttatccagttcactttCCGTAGCGGTTAAAAGGTCGGGGGAAGCTGGGGCTTTctgttgccattgagccatttgctgttgagggaccaggtacatcttgcatgtgtattccatatttatcctctcgaacctattaaactagtaatgaaaggaatggtgGCGCTTAATAGGGCACCGAGAAAACCccctttctgatttaaaaggacttttttctttttaacggtgAGTTTTTTATCGCTGAGTTTTTTAACGGAGCAACGATGCTTCTTCAGCACCTTGAAATGTCTGGACGTCAGGGGGACGCGGCCTTTTAAAGTATTGAGAGCTATTTCCGACAGAGCGTAAATTAAATCGTCCGGAGCCTCGCTCAGCACCGCTTTTCTTCGGCGACAGGAACCCCTGTGTAGGGCCTTGAGCAGAGggaaatttctttttattctgcatgACATGCCGGCTCTTTCTCAAATACTGGGAAAATGGCCCGCTTTATCTTTTCACGACGTACACCGCGGGCCAGTCGGGAGGAAACAAACCGGTACGTAAACAAAATTCGTCAGGCGTAGGGGCTTTCAGATCCACCAACAGATAACTGTAAGGTTGTCTGGTAGCGTCCTCAAAGGCCTCCAAGAAAAATTTAAGCCTCCCAGGATACATTTGACGAGCTAAATTGGTAATTTGCAATTTATCTCGAGGGTTTTTAAAGAGGGTAATGTAATTGGCGTTTAGGTTTATCGTtctacttttcttgccttgaaaaaataaattttggaccAAGTAAATGATGGACAGATTCCTGtggtgagtatattttgtgaaggccTGCTCTATCTCTTCGCTATGACTCGCCTGTTCCATCAAATCGTCGACGATCACCAGGTTAACGCGGTCAGGGGGCAGTAGTTCGTCGTCGCTTAAGGAGACGGGTAATccctccaaaaatttgattttgggaAATCGGGCTAGTAGCTCGTCGTACAGAGGCTGCCAGCAGCTGTAAAACCAAACTATATTGTCGGGGCGACGAGAAAGCACATGGTCCACGTGTTCCAAAACTTTTTCGCATAATGCGATTTGCCCGAACAAGAGGGTCCCGAGACTATTTTTGAGAACGGATGCTGAAGTCTAACGTCAAAACCCTCTTTAGTATCCATAAGGGAGAGTGGTGAAATCGGGCAATAGCACCCTTTTgttgtacaccactctgaatctTTTTCTGAGTGGACGAATTTGTAACGTCAGGTTCTTTTTGTTCCTATGAATCTGGGAGCCCTGAACCGTTATTTCTTTTGCGAGATTGTGTTCCACAAAACTATGCACTAGATCCATTAGCGAGTATAGGTTTACCTTTTGAGCCGTTTCGTGATTGAGAGTAATGCCCTTTACCTTCATGCAGACCTTGCCTTTGAACGTTTTGTACGCGTACGTTTTCGGACCCCCAGAAACAAATTCTTCTATAAAATCGTCAGGATCTAGTTCGCTGGTGAGTTCCCCTAAATAGTCCCCGAGCGGCGGGGTGTACTGCCCGGGCGTGGCTGTGAAAATAACGGAATCTGTATCATAATACAGAATCCTCGACCCTAAGTGTTCCAGCACATTGTACAATTCTAGGCGGGCATAGGCTGTGGTAAAA from Erpetoichthys calabaricus chromosome 9, fErpCal1.3, whole genome shotgun sequence carries:
- the LOC127529226 gene encoding uncharacterized protein F54H12.2-like, which produces MSFVHRLSQECVKSKLDLFTVPYTQTSIEKSIYVEVPPLSALSEVAPLEFLITGNGEDYLDLNNTLLHIRCKIVNADGTNPAPVAKVAFVNYPIAALFSQVDVTLGDRLISQSSSLYPYRALFEGLLNYSNETLRFQFASGLFYKDTANEHENTALDGPNEGFKKRNGYTAQGKTVELLGPIHSDLFFQEKLILNGVDVRIKMVRSKNEFCLMSGDAKRYKVNILSAALFVKKVKVSAAVKLGHAHALTTANAKYPVERVNMKVLSMPAGIRVSNQENLFLGQLPKYVVIGLVDNEAFSGDYTRNPFNFKHNQVEFLALYMDGEQIPAKPFQPDFANDNAAREYYNLLLASGKHLKDLPLAISRSDFSQGYTLFAFDLTPDQECGDHFSLVKAGNMRFEIRFRQPLPHTVNLIVYAVFDNIVEINQRRNILYDY